Genomic window (Streptomyces clavuligerus):
TTGTCGGCAGAGCTCGTCCCATGTCCTGTCGTCGATGGACCAGCGGGAGAACTGCATGCGGCGGGCCCGGTAATCGGCCTTCTCCTGGCCAAGGACGTGCTGCGCCAAGAGTCGCAGCGTGGCCGGCAAGTCTCCGTTCTTGAGGTCGCGACGGGGATCCAGCGCAAGGGACTGCCCAGATCAACGCCAAGCTCGCGCTGCCAGAGCAGCCTGACGATGTTGGCCCGTCCGACGGAAGGCACGCTGGTCGCGTCCGCCAGCGCGGAGAACGTCATCACGCGCCCCTCCCGGCCGCCGATGATCGTCAGCAACTGGTCCCGCATGCCCAGCAGATCCCTCACCGGCCGACGACGCGACGACAAGTGGTCAAGAACGCTCCAGACGTGCGGGCGCCAGCCCGCGATCACCGAGTACTGCCAGCCGCAAGCCGCCGCTATCTCCCTGGCCGCCGCGAACTTCAGCGCGTCCTCGTCCTTGATCAGTCCCATCGGGCGTACGTCCATCAGCCACATCCCGCCACCGATCACGGCCAAATAGTCCGGAATGCGCCAGGACGACCCGCCCCTGTGTCCGAAGTCCAGCCGGAACGGCTGCGACAGCACCTCCGACGCCCCCACGAAGTCCAGCGCGACCAGCAGCCGCACTTCCTCCAGCGACTCGAAACCGTGCCCCCTGCCCGTGGACGCCATCACCTCCAGCCCGGGCCGGTGCCGCTGCTTCGCCCGCCAGGTGAACCCCCGCATCGGCCGCGACGACAGCACCGGAACATGAGCCATGTCGCGGACCGGCCAGCAGACCTCACCGGCACCCACCCGCCACGCCGAACTCCACCGACAAATCCAGCCGTCCGCGAGATCAAGTTCATCCCGAAATACGGCATCCCCGCTGTACCCCGCGACCAGCTCGTCGAGGCGACTCGAGTCCGACCGGATCCTTGCCCTGGCTACCTCGCTCACTCACCCAGAGCATCACCACCCGCATCGCGACAAGGCCCGATCTTCGGAACTGACCACAACACAGCGCTACCGAAGCAAGATCCGCCAACTACTGCGCTCGTCCGCCAAGTAAAAATCTCGGTCGCAGCCGTGTCCGGGCACCCTCAGTGACCCGCACCGGCGCCCAGACAGGGTCCGGCCGAGCAACGTGTGTTCGAAACCGCCGGCTGTCTCGTTGTTCCGGGTGCGGCCCTCGCCAGGGGCGGCACCCTGTGCACCGGAGACCCTTTCCCTACGTGTCACCAGGCCGGATGAGGAGAAGCCCGTGAGGCCCACGACTATGACGAAGGGCGTGGCGACGCCACGATGCCACGTGGCCGTTCCGCCTGCGGGCGGATCAAGCAGTCTGCCCGCCGAGGAGGTGTCATGACCACGAACGGGGCGGGTCCGGCTGCCGGGTCGTCTGGACGGGCAACCGGTGACCTGCCCAGGCGGGCCGCAACACCCCCGGCAGCCCGCCCGGGCCGGGACCGCGCCCCGGGCCCGTCAGTGCACCAACCCCTGCCCCGTTCCGGAGGCCCCATGAACACCCCCGGCGACAGCCGCCCCACAACCGCCGTCTTCCCGCCGCCGGCCGGTACGCCCCCGTACGCGGGGCCGGTGGCGGGCGGGACACGAATACGGGTGCCCCGTGAAGGGCCCGGGCGCCGGGCCCTCCACGCCGGGGCCCTCGCCGACCGGGTGCCGAAACGACGCCAGATGATCGCCGGGGACCTGGCCTGCGCCACCGCCCTGGCCTGCGTCCCGGCCGCCGCCGCGACCGGCACGCTGACCCTGCCGCTGCTCATGACGGTCGCCGCGGTCCAGGGCGCCGGGGCAGGTGGTCCACGACGCGGCGGCCATCAGCTACCTGCCGGAGCTGGTCGACCGGTCGCTCCTGCAGCAGGGGAACGCGAGGATCGGCGGAGTGTTCGCCGTCGCGGGCGCGACCGGGAACCACCTCGGCGCCGCACTCGCCGCCCTGACCGGCCCGGCCCGCGCGCTGACCGGCGACGCCCTGTCCTACCTCGTCAGCATCTGGTGCACCACCCGCATCCACACCCCCGGCCCGCCGCCCCTGCCCGCCCCGGTGCGGGAGCCGCTGGGCGGGCAGATCCGCGACGGACTGCGCTACGTCGCCCGGCACCCCACCCTCGCCACCCTCACCCTCGTCAACGCGACGATCGCCGTCGGCGTCGGCGTCGGCGTCCTGGTCACCCTGTGGCCGCTGTACGCGCTGCGCACCCTCGCCATGCCCGGCACGGTCTTCGGGATGATCCTGGGCGCCGGGGCGCTCGGCGCCGCGACCGGCGCGCTGCTCGCCCCACGCCTCGCCCGCCGCTACGGGCCGGGGCCGATGATGCTCGCGGCCCTCGCGCTCACCCTCCTCACCCAGATCCCCCTGCTGTTCGCCGGGCCCGGCGCCCCCTGGCAGACCGCCCTCGGCGCCGCCCAGTTCGTCCACATGGCGTGCGCGGGCGCCGCCGGGGTCACCCAGAGGACGGTCCGTCAGCTGGTGGCGGAGCCCGCGATGCAGGCCCGCATGCAGGCCGTCTCCACCTGGCTGTGCGCCGTCGCCCGACCGCTCGCCGTCCCCTTCCTTGCCCTCGCGCGTTCCCCGCTGCGCGGCCTGCGCCGAATGCCGCCCGCCTCCGGCCCGGCCGACACCCCTTCCGCCCCTGGGGGTGAGCGTGCCGGTGCCGCTGTCCCGCCGCCGGCCGCAGAGCCGGACGGTGCCGCCCCGTCCGGTACCGGACCGGAAGGCGGCGCACGGTGAGCGCCGCGCCCGCCGTGGTCGGCGGCCACCTCTACCTGGAGCGCGACGGCCTGGCCCTCCTGGGACGGCGCCATCCGGACGTCGTGTTCGGCGGAGGGCTGTGGCACACCCTCGCCGGCCACACCGAGCCCGGGGAGTCGGTGAGGGCCTGCGTCGTGCGCGAGGCCCGCGAGGAAGCCGGACTCGTCCTCGACCCCGCCGATCTCCACCTCGTGCACACCGTCCACATGCCCGGCGCCGGTCCGGGCGCGGCGCCCAGGCTCCAGCTCTTCTTCACCGCCGCCCGGTGGGCCGGGGAGCCGCGGGTCCTGGAGCCGGAGTGCTGCACGGGATGGGAGTGGTGGCCGCGCGAAGCGCTCCCCGCCGGCACCGTCCCCTACACCCGCGCCGCGATCGACGCCATCACCCACAGCCCCCCGTACACGGAACTCGGCTGGGACTACCCCGTTCCCGGCCGGACCGCCTGAACCCCACACCCGCCACACCGACCACGAGGAGAGCGCCATGGGCTACGTCACGCAGACCGCATGGGAAGAACACTTCGCCCAGGGCAAGGGCTTCCGCCCGCTCGGAGACGGTGAACGGGCCCTGCTGGCAGGGCATGTCCCGGTGCCGGAGGGGGGTGGGCGGGCGCTGGACGTCGGCGCCGGGACCGGGGAGCTGGCCGCGCATCTCGCCGCCACCGGCTACCGGGTGGACGCCGTCGACTACGCCGACGCCGCGCACGCGCGCGCCGAGGACGAGCACCCCGGCGACGGCCGGGTGCGCCGGCTGACGCTGGACATCGAGCACGGCGACTGGTCCGAACTCGAACCCGCCTACGCCCTGATCACCCTGCGACTTGTGGTTGCGTTCATCGGGGACCGCACCCGGACCCTGCACGGGCTCGGGAAGCGTCTCGCGCCCGGGGGCGTGCTCGTCGTCATCACCCCGCTCGCCGCCGCCACCCGGCCCGAACAGCGGTCGATCGCGCTCGACGAGGACGAGATCACCCTGCTGGCGGAGGGCTGGGAGAGGGTGGAGCGGCTGGACGCGGACGGGCTGGTCATGCTGGTGCTGCGCGGGCCGCGTCACCGGCACACGCAGGCGGTGGAGCGGCGGGGGGTGGTCAGCGGTCCGGCGCTGGCCGCCGCGCTGGCGGTGGTGACCGACGGGGCGGGCCGGGTCCTGCTCGGCCGCTCGCGCCGGGGCATGTGGGAGGCCCCGTGCGGGAAGATCGACGGAGCGGAGGACTTCGCCGCCGCGGCCGTCCGTGAACTCGCGGAAGAGACGGGCCTCGTCGCGCGGGCCGCGGACACGGAAGTGATCGCGCCCCTGCACGACGCCTTCCAGGGGGTGCCCCGGCTCACCGTGGTGGTCCGGATCACCGCCTGGTCCGGGACCCTCACGAACCCCGAGCCGCACCTGTTCACCCGATGGGAATGGCACCATCCGGATAATCTGGCATGTATCGGGCAGGTGTTCACCCCGGCGCTGCACAGCCTCGACGCGGTCTGGCCCGGAATCGTCCCCAGCCTGCCGCCGGTGACCTCCTACCCGATCGCCACTGCGGAGTACGCGTGATCATCTGGATCAACGGCGCATTCGGCGCCGGGAAGAGCACCCTCGCCACCGGACTCATGGGCGCGCTGCCCGGTGCGGTGACCGCCGACCCCGAAGCCGTCGGCGACCTCCTGCGCACCACGCTGCGCGGCCACAACCGCGCCGCCCGCGACTACCAGGACCTGCCGCCCTGGCGGAGCCTCACCCTCGCGTTCGTCACCGCACTCGCCGACCACACCCGCGGCCCCGTCATCGTCCCGATGACCGTTCTCGACCCCGTGTACGCCACCGAGCTCTTCACCCCGCTGCACCGGCGCCCCGCGCCGTTCCACCACCTCGTCCTCCACACCGGGCCCGCCGAACTCCGCGCGCGCATCGAGGCCAGCCGGGAGTACCCCGGTGACCTGGTGCGCAGCGAGGCCGCCCGGGCGTTCCGGCGCCGTCGCGCCGGTGACTACCAGCAGGCCGCCGCCGGGTGGATGCACGCGCACGGGCACGTCATCGACACCAGTTTCCTCACCCCCGGGCAGACCCTCCAGGCCGCCCTCCACCACCTTCACACCACCGACTGACCGGTGCCGCCCCGTCGGCCCACCCCCACGCTCTCCGGAGAGGACCCCCTTGGCCATGACCGCCACCATCCCGTGTTCGCGCACCCCGACGACGAATCCCTCCTCGCCGGCGGCGTTCTCGCCCGGCACGCCGACCGCGGTGCGCGCACCGGCGTCGTCACCGCCACCTGGGCATCGGACAGCCCCCGCGCGGCCGAGCTCACCGACGCCCTCACCGTGCTCGGTGCCGGCCCGCCGCGGATGCTCGGCTACGGGACTCCCGCAACCCGGCCGCCGCCCCGGCCGGGTCCGGCTGGTCGACGCGCCGCTCGACGAAGTGATCGCCCGGCTCGTCGCCGAGATCCAGCAGTTCCAGCCTGACATCGTCATCGGGCACGACGCTCTGGGCCAGATGACCGGGCACGCGGACCACAGGCGCACCCACCAGGCGACCGTCCTCGCCGTCGAGGCCGCCGCACTCCCGGGTCTCCATCCGGAGGCCGGGGAGCCGTGGTCGGTGGGCGCGCTGTACGCGGCGACCCACCCGGACTCCGGTGTCAGCGACCTCGCGCCGCTGCTCGCCGGGGTGGACAAGAGCCTGCTGACGGTGCCCGACGCATACGTCACCGCCACGGTCGACGTGACGCAGTACCTCAACCGGAAGTGGGCGGCCATCTGCTCCCACCGGAGCCAGCTGGCCGGCGCGCGGGCGCTGCCGGCCCTGCTGTCCCGCCTGGACAGGCCGGTGCGGGCCCGGATCCTGGGGACCGAGTACTTCACCCCCGTGGGGCCAGTGCCCTTCCGGGACAGTGCGGGCGGGCCAGCCCTGTGCCCCGGAGCGGTCCGGGAGCCCGGGACGTACCCGGGGGTCCGCCGCGGTAAGTGGTCCTGACCATGCTGCCCGGTGCCGTGGAGCAGGGGCATCGCGTTCTTGAGGCAGTTCAGGACGGCGGTGGGGGTGCCGCCGTCGTAGCGGGCGTCGGCGTGGCGGGCGGTCTCGGCGGCCATGCAGAGCCGGTCCAGGTCGGTGCGGCCGACACGGCGCCCGGTGCGGCTCCGGGGTGGGGCGGGGTCTGCGGGGGTGGCAAGCCAGCGCAGGGCGGGGCCGGTGAAGGCACCGACCGCGAACGGAGTGTTCAGGAGAGTGCGGCGGTCCACGGTGCTCCAGTAGGAGGCGGCGGCATCGAGGGCGTGCTGGGGGGTCCCGGGGGAATTCAAGCCCCACCTCGGCGTGATCGGGGTCCGGCGCGCCCATGCCGATGCCGACCGGGGTGACCGGGCGGCCGAGTC
Coding sequences:
- a CDS encoding MFS transporter encodes the protein MVHDAAAISYLPELVDRSLLQQGNARIGGVFAVAGATGNHLGAALAALTGPARALTGDALSYLVSIWCTTRIHTPGPPPLPAPVREPLGGQIRDGLRYVARHPTLATLTLVNATIAVGVGVGVLVTLWPLYALRTLAMPGTVFGMILGAGALGAATGALLAPRLARRYGPGPMMLAALALTLLTQIPLLFAGPGAPWQTALGAAQFVHMACAGAAGVTQRTVRQLVAEPAMQARMQAVSTWLCAVARPLAVPFLALARSPLRGLRRMPPASGPADTPSAPGGERAGAAVPPPAAEPDGAAPSGTGPEGGAR
- a CDS encoding NUDIX hydrolase; translated protein: MSAAPAVVGGHLYLERDGLALLGRRHPDVVFGGGLWHTLAGHTEPGESVRACVVREAREEAGLVLDPADLHLVHTVHMPGAGPGAAPRLQLFFTAARWAGEPRVLEPECCTGWEWWPREALPAGTVPYTRAAIDAITHSPPYTELGWDYPVPGRTA
- a CDS encoding bifunctional class I SAM-dependent methyltransferase/NUDIX hydrolase produces the protein MGYVTQTAWEEHFAQGKGFRPLGDGERALLAGHVPVPEGGGRALDVGAGTGELAAHLAATGYRVDAVDYADAAHARAEDEHPGDGRVRRLTLDIEHGDWSELEPAYALITLRLVVAFIGDRTRTLHGLGKRLAPGGVLVVITPLAAATRPEQRSIALDEDEITLLAEGWERVERLDADGLVMLVLRGPRHRHTQAVERRGVVSGPALAAALAVVTDGAGRVLLGRSRRGMWEAPCGKIDGAEDFAAAAVRELAEETGLVARAADTEVIAPLHDAFQGVPRLTVVVRITAWSGTLTNPEPHLFTRWEWHHPDNLACIGQVFTPALHSLDAVWPGIVPSLPPVTSYPIATAEYA
- a CDS encoding AAA family ATPase, whose translation is MIIWINGAFGAGKSTLATGLMGALPGAVTADPEAVGDLLRTTLRGHNRAARDYQDLPPWRSLTLAFVTALADHTRGPVIVPMTVLDPVYATELFTPLHRRPAPFHHLVLHTGPAELRARIEASREYPGDLVRSEAARAFRRRRAGDYQQAAAGWMHAHGHVIDTSFLTPGQTLQAALHHLHTTD
- a CDS encoding PIG-L deacetylase family protein yields the protein MPARRGCSATGLPQPGRRPGRVRLVDAPLDEVIARLVAEIQQFQPDIVIGHDALGQMTGHADHRRTHQATVLAVEAAALPGLHPEAGEPWSVGALYAATHPDSGVSDLAPLLAGVDKSLLTVPDAYVTATVDVTQYLNRKWAAICSHRSQLAGARALPALLSRLDRPVRARILGTEYFTPVGPVPFRDSAGGPALCPGAVREPGTYPGVRRGKWS